Proteins from one Dehalococcoidales bacterium genomic window:
- the pyrE gene encoding orotate phosphoribosyltransferase, with protein sequence MMSDVEDIFVKAGAVLKGHFLLASGLHSPVYWEKFRVLQFPAYTEQLCGMIADHFREEGIQMVAGPTTGGVILASEVARQLGTRAIYAERAESEGRMFRRGQSISPGERVLVVDDVMTAGGSIRDVIDAVIALNGKVVGIGVLVDRARQPVDFGVPLYSCLRTVAETYTPENCPQCAAGKPLVKPGSGQA encoded by the coding sequence ATGATGAGTGATGTAGAGGATATCTTCGTCAAGGCAGGGGCGGTGCTGAAAGGCCACTTCCTCCTGGCTTCCGGACTACACTCCCCGGTCTACTGGGAGAAGTTCCGGGTACTGCAGTTCCCCGCCTATACCGAGCAACTCTGCGGAATGATTGCCGACCACTTCCGGGAGGAGGGCATCCAGATGGTAGCCGGCCCAACCACCGGTGGTGTCATCCTTGCCTCCGAAGTAGCCAGGCAGCTTGGAACACGAGCCATATATGCCGAAAGGGCAGAATCCGAAGGAAGAATGTTCCGGCGTGGTCAGAGCATCAGTCCGGGGGAGCGTGTCCTTGTGGTGGATGACGTTATGACCGCCGGTGGCTCGATACGGGACGTAATCGATGCCGTCATTGCCCTCAACGGCAAGGTCGTGGGTATTGGTGTTCTGGTAGACCGCGCCAGGCAGCCTGTTGATTTCGGGGTTCCCCTCTATAGCTGCCTGCGGACAGTGGCAGAAACCTACACACCGGAGAACTGTCCACAGTGCGCCGCCGGTAAACCACTGGTCAAGCCCGGCAGCGGACAGGCCTGA